The Opitutaceae bacterium genome has a window encoding:
- a CDS encoding NAD(P)/FAD-dependent oxidoreductase — MTRHYDFIAIGGGSAGYNGARAACEYAASVAVIDGAPELGGLCILRGCMPSKTLLHVAEVLHQAQKGERLGLRIPSAMPDMKRVAERKRRIIGEFADYRARQINGGKYDVYRAYARFVGPNEIQLSDGQHLTADRFLIGTGSVVSTPPVPGLRDSKAWTSDDVLDLDFVPESVIVLGGGIVAAELSQFLVRMGSRVTLIQRSPHILSHHSAESASVIETALRDDGIELLTGTQLKEIGFDGSEYTVRFTEAGQPRVRRALHLFNALGREPNTRGLNLEAAGVDLLDGGQIRTNPCQQTSVPHIYAAGDCAGPNEIVHIAIAQAEIAVRHAFGKAVEPVDYSKQIDIVFTDPPLACVGLKATELDAQGIDYISASYPFDDHGKSILMEARYGYVKVLADRNYGRILGAEIVGRDAGELIHIFGPVIVMNGTAADMLKAPWYHPTLAEIITYPLEEIVEQVGGI, encoded by the coding sequence ATGACCAGACACTACGATTTCATCGCCATCGGCGGCGGAAGCGCAGGCTATAATGGCGCCCGCGCCGCCTGCGAATATGCCGCCAGTGTCGCCGTAATTGACGGTGCTCCCGAACTGGGCGGACTCTGCATTCTTCGCGGCTGCATGCCGTCCAAGACCCTCCTCCACGTGGCCGAGGTTCTCCACCAGGCCCAGAAGGGAGAGCGCCTCGGCCTGAGGATTCCCTCGGCCATGCCCGACATGAAGCGGGTTGCGGAACGCAAGCGCCGCATCATCGGAGAATTCGCCGACTACCGGGCGCGGCAGATCAACGGCGGGAAATACGATGTCTATCGGGCCTATGCACGCTTTGTCGGCCCGAATGAAATCCAACTCTCCGACGGGCAGCACCTGACGGCCGACCGGTTCCTCATCGGCACCGGATCGGTGGTCAGCACCCCGCCGGTTCCCGGTTTGCGGGATTCCAAGGCCTGGACCAGCGACGATGTCCTGGACCTCGATTTCGTTCCCGAGAGCGTCATCGTCCTCGGAGGCGGAATCGTCGCCGCCGAGTTGTCCCAGTTTCTCGTCCGGATGGGTTCACGGGTCACCCTGATCCAGCGCAGCCCTCATATCCTCAGTCACCACTCCGCGGAATCGGCATCCGTCATCGAGACCGCCCTGCGCGACGACGGCATCGAACTGCTCACCGGAACCCAGTTGAAGGAAATCGGATTTGACGGCAGTGAATACACGGTGCGCTTCACCGAGGCCGGTCAACCGAGGGTCCGCCGCGCCCTTCATCTCTTCAATGCCCTGGGTCGCGAGCCCAATACCAGGGGACTGAACCTCGAAGCGGCCGGTGTCGACCTCCTGGACGGCGGCCAGATCCGGACCAACCCCTGCCAACAGACCAGCGTCCCGCACATCTATGCGGCCGGCGATTGCGCCGGACCCAACGAGATCGTCCATATCGCGATCGCCCAGGCGGAAATCGCGGTCAGGCATGCCTTTGGAAAGGCGGTGGAACCGGTCGACTACAGCAAACAGATCGACATTGTCTTCACCGACCCCCCATTGGCCTGCGTCGGCCTGAAGGCGACCGAACTCGACGCGCAGGGGATCGACTACATCAGCGCGAGTTATCCTTTCGATGACCACGGCAAGTCCATCCTGATGGAAGCCAGATACGGCTACGTGAAGGTCCTGGCGGACCGCAACTACGGTCGCATCCTCGGTGCGGAAATCGTCGGCAGGGACGCCGGGGAGCTGATCCACATCTTCGGACCGGTCATCGTCATGAACGGGACCGCCGCCGACATGCTGAAGGCCCCCTGGTACCACCCCACCCTCGCCGAAATCATCACCTACCCGCTCGAGGAAATCGTCGAACAGGTCGGCGGGATCTGA
- a CDS encoding M20/M25/M40 family metallo-hydrolase yields MRKSTEKAPEFLVQLLNARSPSGYEAEAQAVFDRHVSPSAELYEKDTMGNRIASVNLKGDPVLMLAGHYDELGLIIRHVSKKGFLYFDTIGGHDRIIIPGRRVRICTRNGLINGVTGKRAVHLLDADERRKVPQIHEMWIDIGAADRKDALNRVSIGDVATYDHDFELLHGSKITARAIDNKAGAYVIGETLIRLAKVQKALRARVVSVATAQEEIGVRGATVTAYSVKPHVAVAVDVAHATDHPDCDHRRFGEFNLGGGPMICRGANINPWVFDRLLACAEKEKIPIQIEADPRATGTDARAIQISRGGVATGLVSIPLRYMHTPSEICDLNDVENCVRLLVAFALSLKKGEYGIW; encoded by the coding sequence ATGCGCAAATCGACCGAAAAAGCCCCGGAATTCCTCGTCCAGCTTCTCAATGCCCGAAGCCCCTCCGGCTACGAGGCCGAGGCCCAGGCCGTCTTTGACCGCCATGTATCACCCTCGGCCGAACTCTACGAGAAGGACACGATGGGCAATCGCATCGCCTCGGTGAACCTGAAAGGAGACCCCGTCCTCATGCTGGCCGGTCACTACGATGAACTCGGACTGATCATCCGGCACGTCAGCAAGAAGGGATTCCTTTACTTCGACACGATCGGCGGTCACGACCGGATCATCATTCCCGGACGACGGGTCCGCATCTGCACCCGCAACGGCCTGATCAACGGCGTCACCGGCAAACGCGCCGTTCACCTGCTCGATGCCGATGAGCGCAGGAAGGTTCCCCAGATTCACGAGATGTGGATCGATATCGGCGCCGCCGACCGGAAGGACGCCCTCAACCGGGTTTCCATCGGCGATGTGGCGACTTACGACCACGATTTCGAGCTCCTCCACGGGTCGAAGATCACCGCCCGGGCCATCGACAACAAGGCCGGCGCCTACGTAATCGGAGAAACCCTCATACGACTGGCCAAGGTGCAGAAGGCGCTCAGGGCCCGGGTGGTCTCGGTGGCCACGGCCCAGGAGGAAATCGGCGTCCGCGGAGCCACCGTCACCGCTTATTCCGTCAAACCCCACGTCGCCGTGGCAGTCGATGTCGCCCACGCCACTGATCATCCGGACTGCGATCACCGCCGGTTCGGCGAATTCAACCTGGGCGGCGGACCGATGATCTGCCGGGGAGCCAACATCAACCCGTGGGTCTTCGACCGTCTGCTGGCCTGCGCGGAGAAGGAGAAAATCCCGATCCAGATCGAGGCGGATCCGCGGGCAACAGGCACCGATGCCCGCGCCATCCAGATCAGCCGGGGCGGCGTGGCCACCGGCCTTGTCTCCATCCCCCTACGCTACATGCACACCCCGAGTGAAATCTGCGATCTCAACGACGTCGAAAACTGTGTCCGACTCCTCGTCGCCTTCGCCCTGTCCCTGAAAAAGGGCGAATACGGCATCTGGTAA
- the hisA gene encoding 1-(5-phosphoribosyl)-5-[(5-phosphoribosylamino)methylideneamino]imidazole-4-carboxamide isomerase, with amino-acid sequence MIIYPAIDLKGGRCVRLEQGRAEAATTYEEDPGRVAHRFAEVGAEWIHCVDLDGAFSGEPKNWLGVERILHAGVKVQLGGGIRDEAMVGRILEAGVSRIVLGTRASEDEAFVRRVVALFGDRVAVGIDARDGFVAVRGWVEETSQIAVDLALRMVDAGVSTLIYTDIATDGMMTGPNFDALETLLATVSCGVIASGGVSKILDIENLAALAERYENLVGVITGKALYEKKLDLAEAIRVTGH; translated from the coding sequence ATGATCATTTATCCGGCTATCGACCTGAAGGGCGGCCGCTGTGTCCGGCTCGAACAGGGGCGGGCGGAAGCGGCGACCACCTACGAAGAGGACCCGGGAAGGGTGGCGCATCGGTTTGCGGAAGTCGGGGCGGAGTGGATCCATTGTGTGGATCTGGACGGGGCTTTCTCCGGCGAACCGAAAAACTGGCTTGGCGTGGAGCGCATTCTCCATGCCGGAGTCAAGGTGCAGCTCGGCGGTGGCATCCGTGACGAAGCGATGGTTGGCCGGATTCTCGAGGCGGGTGTATCGCGGATCGTCCTGGGGACGCGTGCCAGCGAGGATGAAGCATTTGTCCGGAGGGTGGTGGCTCTTTTTGGGGACAGGGTCGCGGTGGGCATCGATGCGAGGGATGGCTTCGTGGCCGTCCGCGGCTGGGTCGAGGAGACGAGCCAGATTGCGGTGGATCTGGCGTTGCGGATGGTTGATGCAGGTGTCTCGACGCTCATCTACACCGACATCGCCACCGACGGCATGATGACCGGACCCAATTTCGACGCGCTCGAAACCCTGCTGGCGACGGTTTCCTGCGGGGTTATTGCGTCGGGAGGGGTCAGCAAAATCTTGGATATTGAGAACCTGGCCGCGTTGGCCGAGCGTTACGAAAATCTCGTCGGTGTCATTACCGGCAAAGCCCTCTACGAAAAGAAACTCGACCTGGCCGAGGCCATCCGCGTGACGGGTCACTGA
- a CDS encoding Gfo/Idh/MocA family oxidoreductase, with product MKRFPDAGSITVGVVGYGGAFNMGRAHLNEMKRAGMTPVAVAEIDPARLAVAGEDFPGIETYRNLATLLRRSDVNLITLITPHNTHARLGLQALRAGRHVVCEKPMAITTAECDALIAAAKKNRVVVSTYHNRHWDGRIRQAVEDVVDARRIGDIVRVEAHMGSRRMPADWWRSSKSISGGILYDWGVHLLEYSLQLIRSEIVEVSGFAKRGYWGPQTRWGADANEDEGFAVVRFRNGVVLTLLVSALDSNPKRGWVELVGTEGNYLIDGPGNECIRRDGDTLTTTTSNQADEGWRFYQNLADHLTGREKLVITAEWARRPIHILDLANRSARLGRSLKATYR from the coding sequence ATGAAACGTTTTCCGGATGCGGGTTCAATCACGGTCGGCGTGGTCGGTTACGGCGGGGCCTTCAACATGGGCCGCGCCCACCTCAACGAGATGAAACGGGCGGGGATGACGCCGGTGGCCGTGGCGGAGATCGATCCCGCGCGCCTGGCCGTGGCAGGGGAGGATTTTCCCGGGATCGAGACTTACCGAAATCTGGCCACCCTCTTGCGCAGGTCGGACGTCAACCTCATCACGCTTATCACCCCGCACAACACCCATGCCCGTCTCGGGTTGCAGGCGCTACGGGCCGGGCGGCACGTGGTTTGCGAAAAGCCGATGGCGATCACCACGGCGGAGTGTGACGCGTTGATCGCGGCTGCGAAGAAGAACCGTGTGGTGGTTTCCACCTATCACAACCGGCATTGGGACGGGCGAATCCGGCAGGCGGTCGAGGACGTGGTGGACGCGCGTCGCATCGGTGACATCGTGCGGGTCGAGGCTCACATGGGGAGCCGGAGGATGCCGGCGGACTGGTGGCGCTCCAGCAAGTCGATTTCGGGGGGAATCCTCTACGATTGGGGTGTCCATCTTCTCGAATACAGCCTCCAGCTGATACGCTCGGAGATCGTGGAGGTCTCGGGCTTTGCCAAGCGCGGGTATTGGGGGCCGCAGACGCGCTGGGGTGCCGATGCCAACGAGGATGAGGGCTTTGCCGTGGTGCGCTTCCGCAACGGGGTCGTCCTGACACTCCTGGTCTCCGCCCTAGATTCCAACCCAAAGCGCGGGTGGGTCGAACTGGTGGGGACGGAAGGCAATTACCTCATCGACGGCCCGGGCAACGAATGCATCCGCCGCGACGGTGACACTCTGACGACCACCACGAGCAACCAGGCCGATGAGGGCTGGCGCTTCTATCAGAACCTGGCCGACCACCTGACCGGCCGGGAGAAACTGGTGATCACGGCCGAGTGGGCGCGGCGGCCGATCCATATCCTCGACCTGGCGAACCGAAGCGCGCGCCTCGGTCGCTCGCTCAAGGCCACTTATCGCTAG
- a CDS encoding DJ-1/PfpI family protein, with amino-acid sequence MTKTALIIVGNGVEELEAVAPIDVLRRAGIQVTVASITDSRRLTGRNGIVLEADMLLSEVSGSFDAIVIPGGPGVKEVRAESRVIELLKTQAESGRLVAAICAAPTVLLDAGLLTGRRYTAHFGVADELPEIIEDAPVVIDGNIVTSRGAGTALDFGLTLVELLESEFTADQVATSICVPDLI; translated from the coding sequence ATGACAAAAACGGCACTCATTATTGTGGGAAACGGAGTGGAGGAACTCGAGGCGGTCGCCCCGATTGACGTGCTGCGCCGGGCCGGAATCCAGGTGACCGTCGCCTCCATCACCGACAGCCGACGCCTGACCGGTCGCAACGGCATCGTTCTTGAGGCGGACATGCTCCTGTCCGAGGTTTCCGGCAGCTTTGACGCGATCGTCATTCCCGGCGGCCCGGGGGTGAAGGAGGTGCGGGCTGAGAGCAGGGTCATTGAGCTTCTCAAGACACAGGCGGAGTCCGGCCGACTGGTCGCTGCCATCTGTGCGGCTCCCACGGTCCTGCTCGATGCCGGCTTGCTCACCGGCCGCCGCTACACCGCTCACTTCGGCGTGGCCGATGAGTTGCCGGAGATCATCGAGGATGCGCCGGTCGTGATCGACGGCAATATCGTGACCTCTCGCGGTGCGGGCACCGCCCTCGACTTCGGCCTGACCCTGGTGGAGTTGCTCGAGTCCGAATTCACCGCGGATCAGGTGGCCACCTCCATCTGCGTTCCGGACCTCATCTAG
- a CDS encoding uroporphyrinogen decarboxylase family protein, with protein sequence MGRDLLLRALRGEVTERPAWVPFVGVHGAALIGRNATDYLRDPAAIADGLSRAVERYRPDGLPVVFDLQVEAEILGCELHWAETGPPSVLTHPLENGGTLADLPDFDTSRGRYPLIREAISRFRAGNGADVALYGLITGPFTLALHLKGNDIFLDMYDDEEGIQDLLNYSSTVAARAAAFYLENGVEVIAVVDPMTSQISPEHFEQFVAPYLNPVFDLVRERGALSSLFVCGDATRNLEVMCRTHCDNLSIDENISLPRLRELATAAGKSFGGNLKLTTVLLLGNEDDARRDALRCLAEGGEKGFILAPGCDLPFAVPPANLEAVADMVFDDFKREIASHQSAATTTDSFEDVLIPDYGSEDDVIIDVVTLDSGTCPPCQYMVTAAQKAAAKSHDVRVVEHKITNRDGLGYMTRLGSPLSRPSVSTANPPSLLSYPPCPTSSPQWKRGAPRRPGAEPPTDWIARSGPQPGPKIQFVASLTASRLPRPSPTALAASRPPPSPASLAASDMDSPASSRWSPASFLLSQLSRKMNRPAVRVERRSLCFFMVSGSFGRQLRDARWLKPLDPSETILPATHRRGKTKPSGPHSCAGRRHHRTHPRPTPGNRKTMPRISTLPQRPGVAGRPARRPDPQGHPPATPSSPHPEKRPIACPTDGIILLSCKPGIATGPDVDRLTANP encoded by the coding sequence GTCTTTGACCTCCAGGTCGAAGCCGAGATCCTCGGCTGCGAATTGCACTGGGCGGAAACGGGCCCGCCGTCGGTCCTCACCCATCCTCTGGAAAACGGGGGGACACTCGCCGATCTGCCGGACTTTGACACCTCCAGGGGCCGCTACCCTCTGATCCGGGAGGCCATCTCCCGTTTTCGAGCCGGCAATGGCGCGGATGTCGCTCTCTACGGACTGATCACCGGCCCGTTCACCCTGGCGCTCCACCTCAAGGGCAACGACATCTTCCTCGACATGTACGACGACGAGGAGGGTATCCAGGACCTCCTCAACTACTCTTCCACAGTGGCCGCCAGGGCCGCCGCCTTCTACCTCGAGAACGGTGTCGAGGTCATCGCGGTGGTCGATCCGATGACCAGCCAGATCTCGCCCGAGCACTTCGAGCAGTTTGTCGCCCCTTACCTGAATCCGGTCTTCGATCTGGTCCGGGAACGCGGTGCCCTTTCCTCCCTCTTTGTCTGCGGCGATGCCACCCGGAATTTGGAGGTGATGTGCCGGACCCACTGTGACAATCTCTCCATCGACGAGAACATCTCCCTGCCCCGCCTGCGCGAATTGGCCACCGCAGCCGGCAAATCATTCGGTGGGAATCTGAAACTCACCACGGTCCTGCTTCTCGGTAATGAGGACGACGCCCGGCGCGATGCCCTTCGCTGCCTCGCCGAGGGAGGCGAAAAGGGATTCATCCTGGCTCCCGGCTGCGACCTGCCCTTTGCCGTGCCCCCGGCCAACCTCGAAGCGGTCGCCGACATGGTCTTCGACGACTTCAAGCGCGAAATCGCCAGCCACCAATCCGCCGCCACCACGACCGACAGCTTCGAGGATGTCTTGATCCCAGATTACGGCTCCGAGGACGACGTCATCATCGACGTGGTCACCCTGGACTCCGGCACCTGCCCGCCCTGCCAATACATGGTGACGGCGGCGCAGAAAGCGGCGGCGAAGAGCCACGACGTCCGGGTGGTTGAGCACAAGATCACCAATCGTGATGGACTCGGCTACATGACCCGACTGGGGTCGCCGCTATCCCGACCATCTGTATCGACGGCAAACCCACCTTCGCTTCTATCATACCCACCCTGCCCGACCTCGTCGCCGCAGTGGAAAAGAGGCGCTCCGAGAAGACCCGGGGCTGAGCCGCCGACTGATTGGATCGCCAGGTCAGGGCCGCAGCCGGGACCGAAGATTCAGTTCGTCGCGTCCTTGACCGCGTCCCGGCTTCCTCGGCCCTCTCCGACCGCCTTGGCAGCGTCGCGGCCTCCTCCCTCTCCGGCCTCCTTGGCTGCTTCTGACATGGATTCGCCGGCGTCTTCGAGATGGTCGCCCGCATCCTTCTTGCTTTCGCAGCTCAGCAGGAAAATGAACAGACCGGCGGTAAGGGTGGAGAGGAGAAGTCTGTGCTTTTTCATGGTATCCGGTTCTTTTGGGAGGCAGCTGCGCGACGCCAGGTGGCTTAAACCGCTCGACCCCTCTGAGACAATTCTTCCGGCTACGCACAGACGGGGCAAGACCAAACCTTCAGGACCCCATTCGTGCGCAGGGCGACGGCATCACCGGACGCATCCCCGGCCGACTCCCGGCAACAGGAAGACAATGCCCAGGATCAGTACCTTGCCGCAGCGCCCAGGCGTCGCCGGAAGACCGGCCCGGCGGCCAGACCCGCAAGGGCATCCGCCAGCGACACCGTCATCGCCGCACCCCGAAAAGCGGCCAATCGCCTGTCCGACCGATGGAATCATCCTCCTTTCCTGCAAACCCGGAATCGCCACCGGCCCCGATGTCGACCGGTTGACCGCGAATCCGTGA
- a CDS encoding YbaB/EbfC family nucleoid-associated protein: MAGVGKLLKQAQKMQKQMEAIQASLAAMEIDVSSGGGAVAVKISGQGEFRALKLDPEFLKEEASFVEETILDAIKEAAAKAKSVSEAEMGKATAGLSLPGMF, from the coding sequence ATGGCAGGTGTAGGCAAACTTCTCAAACAGGCGCAGAAGATGCAGAAACAGATGGAAGCCATTCAGGCTTCCCTGGCGGCGATGGAGATCGACGTTTCGAGTGGCGGCGGTGCCGTCGCGGTCAAGATCAGCGGTCAGGGCGAGTTTCGCGCCCTGAAGCTCGATCCGGAGTTCCTCAAGGAGGAGGCGTCTTTCGTGGAGGAGACCATCCTGGACGCGATCAAGGAGGCCGCGGCCAAGGCCAAGTCGGTCAGCGAGGCCGAAATGGGCAAGGCCACAGCCGGCCTGAGCCTGCCCGGCATGTTCTGA
- the recR gene encoding recombination mediator RecR, which yields MAGAFDALVARLKRLPGIGHRSAERIAVHLLVGRPDELAALVGSLEEAGRKIHRCARCGNLAEENECTVCQDPRRRSEVICVVEGVPDLVAIERAESFQGLYHVLHGKLSPIHGIGPEQLNLDSLGERLAGGEVSELILALGNDIEGEATCHYITEHLAVGGVNVTRIGFGLPSGGGVLYADSVTLKNALEARRHYS from the coding sequence ATGGCTGGCGCTTTCGACGCATTGGTGGCGCGCTTGAAGCGGTTGCCGGGGATCGGTCACCGATCGGCCGAACGTATCGCCGTGCACCTTCTGGTCGGCCGGCCGGATGAGTTGGCGGCCCTGGTCGGTTCACTGGAGGAAGCGGGTCGAAAGATCCACCGATGCGCCCGGTGCGGCAATCTGGCCGAGGAGAATGAATGTACGGTCTGCCAGGATCCGCGACGCCGTTCGGAAGTGATCTGCGTGGTGGAAGGGGTTCCGGACCTCGTGGCAATCGAGCGGGCGGAGAGTTTTCAGGGGCTCTATCATGTGCTTCATGGCAAACTCTCGCCGATTCACGGGATCGGACCGGAGCAGCTGAACCTTGATAGTCTGGGGGAGCGACTGGCCGGGGGAGAGGTCAGCGAACTCATCCTGGCTCTGGGCAACGACATCGAAGGCGAGGCCACCTGCCACTACATCACGGAGCACCTGGCGGTTGGAGGGGTCAACGTCACCCGGATCGGTTTCGGGCTGCCCAGCGGCGGCGGCGTCCTCTATGCGGACTCGGTCACCCTGAAGAACGCGCTCGAGGCGCGGCGGCATTATTCCTGA
- a CDS encoding NAD-dependent epimerase/dehydratase family protein encodes MSHSLPAPGKLIIFGCGYLGRALAVRARELGLTVTVVTRNPGTAADLRKLDVSVVEGRLQDDSWHGDVPASPEYVVNCVGSADRTDEGYRQSYLEGMASILEWAKGGAPGVFVYTSSTGVYGRADGMVDEATVPEPDSERSRILFQTEELARESSAFDRWFILRLAGLYGPERHQLLDRVLAGQTIGADEPDRPLNIIHRDDAVEAILACLGAPAAIPSQVFNLSGGEPVSRREMMEWIEKRCRELGLKVDLSVHVSEPRPSRVREIPDRIVSARRIGEVAGWRPRYPDFRSGYEAILGRGFP; translated from the coding sequence GTGTCGCATTCGCTTCCTGCTCCTGGAAAACTGATCATCTTCGGCTGCGGCTACCTGGGGCGGGCGCTGGCGGTGCGTGCCCGTGAGCTGGGGCTGACCGTGACCGTCGTCACCCGAAACCCCGGGACGGCGGCGGACCTGCGGAAGCTGGATGTGTCCGTGGTCGAAGGCCGGCTGCAGGATGACAGCTGGCACGGGGACGTTCCCGCCTCCCCCGAATACGTGGTCAACTGTGTGGGTTCCGCGGATCGGACGGATGAAGGCTACCGGCAATCCTATCTCGAGGGGATGGCGTCGATACTTGAATGGGCGAAGGGCGGGGCTCCCGGTGTTTTTGTCTATACCAGCAGCACGGGGGTTTATGGCCGGGCGGACGGCATGGTCGACGAGGCGACCGTGCCCGAGCCCGATAGCGAGCGGAGTCGCATCCTTTTCCAGACCGAAGAGCTGGCAAGAGAGTCCTCGGCTTTTGATCGATGGTTCATCCTGCGCCTGGCCGGACTCTATGGTCCCGAGAGGCACCAATTGTTGGATCGGGTCCTGGCCGGGCAAACAATAGGGGCGGACGAACCGGATCGTCCGCTCAATATCATTCACCGGGACGACGCGGTTGAGGCCATCCTCGCCTGCCTGGGCGCACCGGCGGCCATTCCCTCCCAAGTCTTCAATCTGTCCGGTGGTGAACCGGTCTCTCGGCGGGAGATGATGGAGTGGATCGAGAAACGGTGTCGGGAATTGGGCCTGAAGGTCGATTTGTCAGTCCACGTTTCCGAACCGCGACCTTCAAGGGTGCGTGAGATCCCGGATCGGATTGTCAGCGCTCGCCGAATCGGCGAAGTTGCTGGCTGGCGACCGCGGTATCCAGACTTTCGGTCGGGCTACGAGGCGATCCTTGGAAGGGGTTTCCCTTGA
- a CDS encoding AbrB/MazE/SpoVT family DNA-binding domain-containing protein, producing the protein MKTLQSKVTSKGQVTLPKQLRTQLSIRSGDRLEFVLENSNRISVRKKRKPGSSAGCGRPFVKAGKRAPTSEEMDAGIRRAMAGKFGHLKPGIE; encoded by the coding sequence ATGAAGACGCTTCAGTCAAAGGTCACCTCCAAGGGACAGGTGACCCTGCCAAAGCAACTCCGCACCCAGCTTTCCATCCGGAGCGGGGATCGACTGGAATTCGTTCTGGAGAACTCGAATCGGATTTCAGTCCGCAAGAAACGGAAACCCGGCTCTTCCGCAGGGTGTGGACGACCCTTCGTCAAGGCGGGGAAACGCGCACCGACCAGCGAAGAAATGGACGCTGGCATCCGGCGGGCCATGGCAGGGAAGTTCGGACATCTGAAGCCCGGAATTGAGTGA